From Pongo pygmaeus isolate AG05252 chromosome 2, NHGRI_mPonPyg2-v2.0_pri, whole genome shotgun sequence, a single genomic window includes:
- the ZNF589 gene encoding zinc finger protein 589: MRAQMWAPREQLLGWATEALPAKDSAWPWEEKPRYLGPVTFEDVAVLFNEAEWKRLSLEQRNLYKEVMLENLRNLVSLAESKPEVHICPSCPLAFGSQQFLSQDELHNHPIPGFHAGNQLHPGNPCPEDQPQSQRPSDKNHRGAEAEDQRVEGGVRPLFWSTNERGALVGFSSLFQRPPISSWGGNRILEVQLSPAQNASSEEVDRISKRAETPGFGAVRFGECALAFNRKSNLFRQKAVTAEKSSDKRQSQVCRECGRGFSRKSQLIIHQRTHTGEKPYVCRECGRGFIVESVLRNHLSTHSGEKPYVCSHCGRGFSCKPYLIRHQRTHTREKSFMCTVCGQGFREKSELIKHQRIHTGDKPYVCRDCGRGFVRRSCLNTHQRIHSDEKPFVCRECGRGFHAKSTLLLHQWTHSEVKPHVCEECGHGFSQKSTLKSHRRTHSGRSLMCVRNVGGDLAGGYSSMDTGGHTQEKSLTRALSVGETLASSPLLVYIRGCTLGRSLMHAQSVGKALSRNHSSSDTRGHTQEKSLMSAESGRGFIAQTTLHYHRRTHSKEKPYVCSQRG, from the exons GGACCAGTGACTTTTGAGGATGTGGCTGTGCTTTTCAATGAGGCAGAGTGGAAGAGACTTAGCCTTGAGCAGAGGAACCTATACAAAGAAGTGATGCTGGAAAATCTCAGGAATCTGGTCTCGTTGG CAGAATCAAAGCCAGAAGTCCATATCTGCCCTTCTTGCCCTCTGGCCTTTGGCAGTCAGCAATTCCTCAGCCAAGATGAGCTACACAATCATCCTATTCCAGGTTTCCATGCAGGAAATCAACTCCACCCAGGAAATCCCTGCCCAGAGGATCAGCCACAGTCACAACGTCCTTCTGATAAAAATCACAggggggctgaagcagaagaTCAACGAGTGGAAGGAGGCGTCAGACCCTTGTTTTGGAGTACAAATGAGAGGGGGGCTTTAGTGGGTTTCTCTAGCCTGTTCCAGAGACCACCAATAAGCTCTTGGGGAGGCAACAGAATATTAGAGGTACAGCTCAGTCCAGCCCAGAATGCAAGCTCTGAGGAAGTAGACAGAATTTCCAAGAGGGCAGAAACCCCAGGGTTTGGAGCAGTCAGGTTTGGAGAGTGTGCACTAGCTTTTAACCGGAAGTCAAACCTGTTCAGACAGAAGGCAGTCACAGCAGAAAAATCTTCAGACAAAAGGCAGTCACAGGTGTGCAGGGAGTGTGGGCGAGGCTTTAGCAGGAAGTCACAGCTCATCATACACCAGAGGACACACACAGGAGAAAAGCCTTATGTCTGCAGAGAGTGTGGGCGAGGCTTTATAGTTGAGTCAGTCCTCCGCAACCACCTGAGTACACACTCCGGGGAGAAACCTTATGTGTGCAGCCATTGTGGGCGAGGCTTTAGCTGCAAGCCATACCTCATCAGACATCAGAGGACACACACAAGGGAGAAGTCATTTATGTGCACAGTGTGTGGGCAAGGCTTTCGTGAAAAGTCAGAGCTCATTAAGCACCAGAGAATTCACACAGGGGATAAGCCTTATGTGTGCAGGGATTGTGGCCGAGGCTTTGTAAGAAGATCATGTCTCAACACACACCAGAGGATACATTCAGATGAGAAGCCTTTTGTTTGCAGAGAGTGTGGGCGAGGCTTTCATGCTAAATCAACTCTCCTCCTACACCAGTGGACACATTCAGAGGTGAAACCTCATGTGTGTGAGGAGTGTGGGCATGGATTTAGCCAGAAGTCGACGCTCAAATCACATCGGAGAACACACTCGGGGAGAAGTCTTATGTGTGTGAGGAATGTGGGCGGGGATTTAGCCGGAGGATATTCCTCAATGGACACTGGAGGACACACACAGGAGAAAAGCCTTACACGTGCTTTGAGTGTGGGCGAAACTTTAGCCTCAAGTCCGCTCTTAGTGTACATCAGAGGATGCACTCTGGGGAGAAGCCTTATGCATGCACAGAGTGTGGGCAAGGCTTTATCACGAAATCACAGCTCATCAGACACCAGAGGACACACACAGGAGAAAAGCCTTATGTCTGCAGAGAGTGGGCGAGGCTTTATAGCTCAGACAACCCTCCACTACCACCGGCGTACACACTCCAAGGAGAAACCTTATGTGTGCAGCCAGCGTGGGTGA